The Croceicoccus marinus genome contains a region encoding:
- a CDS encoding PepSY-associated TM helix domain-containing protein, which translates to MTQRAVRAWYFIHKWSSLVCTVFLLMLCVTGLPLIFHDEIDRLTGGEPDVGRPGVASSGNAPGLLPLDRMLDAALAERAGEVPVFMAFDNTQPLMTVTTAPSPDSPVGDMSLMILDRSTGALVSLEEDSGVMHFLLQLHTDMFLGLPGMLFLGLMGVLFLVAVVSGVVLYAPFMRRLGFGSLRSSRSTRVKWLDYHNLLGVVTLAWVAVVGLTGVINTLATPINEAWQANELAEMTRAYAQAQPLPPARYGSLDIAMAAAREAVPGANPQFIGFPGGDYSSNHHYAIFFQGDTPLTEGLLTSVLIDAETGVLTDARPMPWYGKALALSQPLHFGDYGGLPLKILWAMMTLVTIVVLGSGLYLWQGKRRVSARAHVREVTSGGVLEPAE; encoded by the coding sequence ATGACCCAGAGAGCCGTTCGCGCCTGGTACTTCATTCATAAATGGTCGAGCCTGGTCTGCACCGTGTTCCTGCTGATGCTGTGCGTCACCGGGCTGCCGCTGATCTTCCATGACGAGATCGACCGCCTGACCGGCGGCGAGCCTGATGTCGGCCGCCCCGGCGTCGCATCGTCGGGCAATGCGCCGGGCCTGCTGCCGCTGGACCGCATGCTGGATGCCGCGCTGGCGGAGCGAGCCGGCGAGGTGCCGGTGTTCATGGCATTCGACAACACCCAGCCGCTGATGACCGTGACCACAGCGCCGAGCCCCGATTCGCCGGTGGGCGACATGTCGTTGATGATCCTCGACCGTTCGACCGGCGCGCTGGTCTCGCTGGAGGAGGACAGCGGGGTGATGCATTTCCTGCTGCAGTTGCATACCGACATGTTCCTGGGCCTGCCGGGCATGCTGTTCCTGGGGCTGATGGGCGTGCTGTTCCTGGTCGCGGTGGTGTCGGGCGTGGTGCTCTATGCGCCGTTCATGCGGCGGCTGGGCTTCGGATCGCTGCGCTCGTCGCGCAGCACGCGGGTCAAGTGGCTCGACTATCACAATCTGCTGGGGGTGGTGACGCTGGCCTGGGTCGCGGTCGTGGGGCTGACCGGCGTGATCAACACGCTGGCCACGCCGATCAACGAAGCGTGGCAGGCGAACGAGCTTGCCGAGATGACGCGGGCCTATGCACAGGCGCAGCCGCTGCCGCCCGCGCGCTATGGCTCGCTCGACATCGCCATGGCCGCCGCGCGGGAAGCCGTGCCCGGCGCCAATCCGCAGTTCATCGGCTTTCCGGGCGGCGATTACAGCTCGAACCATCATTACGCGATCTTCTTCCAGGGCGACACGCCGCTGACCGAGGGGCTGCTGACCTCGGTCCTGATCGATGCCGAAACCGGGGTGCTGACCGATGCGAGGCCGATGCCGTGGTACGGCAAGGCGCTGGCGCTGTCGCAGCCGCTGCATTTCGGGGATTACGGCGGGCTGCCGCTCAAGATCCTGTGGGCGATGATGACGCTGGTGACGATCGTGGTGCTCGGCAGCGGGCTGTACCTCTGGCAGGGCAAGCGCCGCGTGTCGGCACGGGCGCATGTGCGCGAGGTGACCAGCGGCGGCGTGCTGGAGCCCGCGGAATGA
- a CDS encoding xanthine dehydrogenase family protein molybdopterin-binding subunit, with product MAQDYNPVPRPKANMGQPIARYEALGKVTGAKIYADDLPVPGKPAYGWMVTSSIAKGRITGIDETAAKAVAGVQAILTYRNRPALGDSKTFAGGGLAITDRSPLAGPEIEHDGQPIALIVADSFEAAREASFRLKFTYEESDPAPTFGSEGVVERPLGEVNPGYEPIRFKDADAALAGSAHVIDAEYATPTQHHNPIELFSTTAYWDGPRLVLHEPSQYVWGLKYTIAEQLQIDPDNVHVVSPFVGGAFGSKGAVTHRTAMAALAAKQIGRPVKVVAMRDQGFTHNGHRQETRHHVRLGCDAGGRLTGYDHRQSEFTSRVSPYSNGGLEKTAAMYAFQAVKTDSYIVQGDRNVPTFMRSPAEVPTVYALEAAMNELAAAAGIDPVEFRKMNDTRVNPVNGAPYTSRSLNECLDAAAESFGWSRRNPAPRSMRDGDWLVGWGCSMAMYPTLMSPSTARVTLRRNGSALIEVAAHDVGTGCYTIAAQAAGERLGIDPGRIEVRMGDSRYPPGPISGGSISTASVTSAVADACDKLAAQLGVPEGAGIDARRAAVAAMTDPELEVLGRWIPPSLDEKALEAMYDGGVRITGGNLEERTMFAFGAEMVEVRVNERTREIRVPRITGAFAGGRIMNPRTAHSQYLGGLIWGISSALHEKTEIDMRRGRYVNDNIAEYLIPVNADIQQVDIIMVPEVDNEINVLGVKGIGELANVGTAAAITDAVWHATGKRIRELPVRIEDLL from the coding sequence ATGGCTCAGGATTATAACCCCGTACCCCGGCCCAAGGCCAACATGGGCCAGCCCATCGCCCGCTATGAAGCGCTGGGCAAGGTCACGGGCGCCAAGATCTATGCCGACGACCTGCCGGTTCCGGGCAAGCCCGCATATGGCTGGATGGTTACCAGCAGCATCGCCAAGGGCCGCATCACCGGCATCGACGAGACCGCGGCCAAGGCGGTGGCGGGCGTGCAGGCGATCCTGACCTATCGCAATCGCCCTGCGCTTGGGGACAGCAAGACCTTTGCGGGCGGCGGGCTTGCCATCACCGACCGCTCTCCGCTGGCGGGGCCCGAGATCGAGCATGACGGCCAGCCGATCGCGCTGATCGTGGCCGACAGCTTCGAAGCCGCGCGCGAGGCATCGTTCCGCCTGAAATTCACCTATGAGGAAAGTGACCCGGCCCCGACCTTTGGCAGCGAAGGCGTTGTCGAGCGCCCGCTGGGAGAGGTCAATCCGGGCTACGAGCCGATCCGCTTCAAGGATGCCGATGCCGCGCTGGCCGGCTCGGCCCATGTGATCGACGCCGAATATGCGACCCCGACGCAGCATCACAACCCGATCGAGCTGTTCTCGACCACTGCGTACTGGGACGGCCCGCGGCTGGTGCTGCACGAACCGAGCCAGTATGTCTGGGGCCTGAAATACACGATTGCCGAGCAGTTGCAGATCGATCCCGACAATGTGCATGTCGTGTCGCCCTTCGTGGGCGGGGCGTTCGGGTCGAAGGGCGCGGTGACGCATCGCACGGCGATGGCCGCGCTGGCCGCGAAGCAGATCGGGCGCCCGGTCAAGGTCGTCGCCATGCGCGACCAGGGCTTCACCCATAACGGCCACCGCCAGGAAACCCGCCACCACGTGCGGCTGGGATGCGATGCCGGCGGGCGGCTGACCGGCTATGACCACCGGCAGAGCGAGTTCACCTCGCGCGTGTCGCCCTATTCCAACGGCGGGCTGGAAAAGACCGCGGCGATGTATGCGTTCCAGGCGGTGAAGACCGACAGTTACATCGTGCAGGGCGACCGCAACGTGCCGACATTCATGCGCTCTCCGGCGGAAGTGCCGACGGTCTATGCGCTGGAAGCGGCCATGAACGAGCTGGCCGCAGCGGCTGGGATCGACCCGGTCGAGTTCCGCAAGATGAACGACACGCGCGTCAATCCGGTCAATGGCGCGCCCTATACCAGCCGCTCGCTGAACGAATGCCTCGATGCCGCCGCCGAGAGTTTCGGCTGGAGCCGCCGCAATCCCGCACCGCGTTCGATGCGCGATGGCGACTGGCTGGTCGGCTGGGGCTGCTCTATGGCGATGTATCCCACGCTGATGTCTCCCTCGACCGCGCGGGTGACGCTGCGCCGCAACGGCAGCGCGCTGATCGAGGTTGCAGCGCATGACGTGGGGACCGGCTGCTATACCATCGCCGCGCAGGCCGCGGGCGAGCGGCTGGGCATCGATCCCGGCCGGATCGAGGTGCGGATGGGCGACAGCCGCTATCCGCCGGGGCCGATCTCGGGCGGATCGATCTCTACCGCCAGCGTGACCAGCGCGGTGGCCGATGCGTGCGACAAGCTCGCCGCACAGCTCGGCGTGCCCGAGGGAGCCGGCATCGACGCGCGCCGCGCCGCCGTCGCGGCCATGACGGACCCCGAACTGGAAGTGCTGGGCCGCTGGATTCCGCCCAGCCTCGACGAAAAGGCGCTGGAGGCGATGTATGACGGCGGCGTGCGCATCACCGGCGGCAATCTTGAGGAGCGCACCATGTTCGCATTCGGCGCGGAAATGGTCGAGGTGCGCGTCAACGAGCGTACGCGCGAGATTCGCGTGCCGCGCATCACCGGCGCTTTCGCGGGCGGGCGCATCATGAACCCGCGCACCGCGCATAGCCAGTACCTGGGCGGGCTGATCTGGGGCATATCCTCGGCCCTGCACGAAAAGACCGAGATCGACATGCGCCGCGGCCGCTATGTGAACGACAATATCGCCGAATATCTGATCCCGGTGAATGCCGACATACAGCAGGTCGACATCATCATGGTCCCCGAGGTCGACAACGAGATCAACGTGCTGGGCGTGAAGGGCATCGGCGAACTGGCCAATGTCGGCACCGCGGCGGCGATCACCGATGCGGTCTGGCATGCGACCGGCAAGCGGATACGCGAACTGCCGGTGCGGATCGAGGATCTGCTTTAG
- a CDS encoding FAD binding domain-containing protein, whose product MRPFQYNRPDSAVRAVAAADAGTQYLGGGTTLTDLMKLDVMRPTQVVDITGMDGQRHDFIAWDGKALRIGALTTMAALADDNDVRRRVPMLSDALWLAASPQIRNMARLGGNVLQRTRCPYYRDTSYDQCNKRVPGSGCAALEGGVTRSLAVLGTSPSCIATYPGDFAQALIALDAIVEILGKGGPRSLRFADLHRLPQSRPDIETTLQQGDLITAFSIPDADFPRSRYLKVRDRESYAYALASTAGALRMEGDTIADIRIGLGGVATVPWRAREAEAALRGGPLNEARLNRAAEIAFAGASATEHNKFKIDLGKRTMVRAFTEIAGMEG is encoded by the coding sequence ATGCGCCCCTTCCAATACAATCGCCCCGACAGCGCCGTGCGCGCGGTCGCCGCCGCCGATGCCGGCACGCAGTACCTGGGCGGCGGCACCACGCTGACCGACCTGATGAAACTGGACGTGATGCGGCCAACGCAGGTCGTGGACATCACCGGCATGGACGGCCAGCGCCATGATTTCATCGCGTGGGACGGCAAGGCCCTGCGTATCGGCGCGTTGACCACGATGGCGGCGCTAGCCGATGACAATGACGTGCGCCGCCGCGTGCCGATGCTGTCCGATGCGCTGTGGCTGGCCGCCAGTCCGCAGATCCGCAACATGGCGCGGCTGGGCGGCAATGTGCTGCAAAGGACGCGCTGCCCCTATTACCGCGACACCAGCTATGACCAGTGCAACAAGCGCGTGCCCGGATCGGGCTGCGCGGCGCTGGAAGGCGGCGTGACCCGCAGCCTGGCGGTGCTGGGGACTTCGCCTTCGTGCATCGCGACCTATCCGGGCGATTTCGCGCAGGCGCTGATTGCACTGGATGCCATCGTCGAGATCCTGGGCAAGGGCGGGCCGCGCTCGCTGCGCTTTGCCGATCTTCACCGGCTGCCGCAATCGCGCCCCGATATCGAAACGACGCTGCAGCAGGGCGACCTGATCACCGCCTTTTCGATCCCCGACGCCGATTTTCCGCGGTCGCGCTATCTGAAGGTGCGCGATCGCGAATCCTATGCCTATGCGCTGGCATCGACCGCGGGGGCGCTGCGGATGGAGGGCGATACCATCGCCGATATCCGCATCGGGCTGGGCGGTGTCGCCACCGTGCCCTGGCGCGCGCGAGAGGCGGAAGCCGCCTTGCGCGGAGGGCCGCTGAACGAGGCGCGGCTGAACCGCGCGGCCGAGATCGCCTTTGCCGGCGCGTCTGCTACCGAGCACAACAAGTTCAAGATCGACCTGGGCAAGCGGACGATGGTCCGCGCCTTCACCGAAATCGCCGGAATGGAGGGCTGA
- a CDS encoding (2Fe-2S)-binding protein, with amino-acid sequence MSEQPSNLDRVSRRGLMKGSAAGAAVLPLAARGQEIRPAAMERQDVPVQRIPVTLNINGQARELVIDSRSTLLDVLRHDLELTGSKKGCDHGQCGACTVHVDGDRVLSCLTLAAQVQGRAITTIEGLAGEGLGGEGNLHPMQQAFIDNDAFQCGYCTPGQIMSGVACITEGHAGSEAEIREYMSGNLCRCAAYPNIVAAVKQARAEMEG; translated from the coding sequence ATGAGCGAACAGCCGAGCAACCTCGACCGGGTAAGCCGTCGGGGGTTGATGAAGGGCAGCGCGGCAGGCGCGGCGGTCTTGCCGCTGGCCGCGCGCGGTCAGGAAATCCGCCCCGCCGCGATGGAGCGGCAGGACGTGCCGGTGCAGCGCATTCCCGTGACGCTCAACATCAACGGCCAGGCGCGCGAGCTGGTCATCGACAGCCGCTCGACGCTGCTCGACGTGCTGCGGCACGATCTGGAACTCACCGGCTCGAAGAAGGGCTGCGACCACGGCCAGTGCGGCGCCTGCACCGTCCATGTCGACGGCGACCGCGTGCTGTCCTGCCTGACCCTTGCCGCGCAGGTGCAAGGCCGCGCCATCACCACGATCGAGGGGCTTGCCGGCGAAGGGCTGGGCGGCGAGGGCAATCTGCACCCGATGCAGCAGGCCTTCATCGACAATGACGCGTTCCAGTGCGGCTATTGCACGCCGGGACAGATCATGTCGGGCGTCGCCTGCATTACCGAGGGGCATGCCGGCAGCGAGGCTGAGATCCGCGAATACATGTCGGGCAATCTGTGCCGCTGCGCCGCCTATCCGAATATCGTCGCCGCCGTGAAGCAGGCCCGCGCCGAGATGGAGGGCTGA
- a CDS encoding oxygenase MpaB family protein, translated as MAAEPQHPLRRAIVRNVRAVFNDSASGEQPVAPSDHALFAPDTPIRIVHADVTAMMVGGISALLLQMLHPHALRGVLDHSTFRSDLHGRLRRTARFIAVTTYGHRDEAEKAIAKVNAIHRRVQGTLPGGAPYSATDPSVLAWVHLAEATSFLDAHVRYVRPAMPRRDRDLYFEQFAEVARRLHADPVPTSEAEARAMMRDMRGQLDGSPDARAVAAEILSPRGRGGTAMAVQPLLGGAAVDLLPPFAVKMLGLRRRTLSALPVRAGTFAMGKTLRWAFGSQRRD; from the coding sequence ATGGCGGCTGAACCGCAGCACCCCCTTCGCCGTGCCATCGTTCGCAATGTGCGGGCCGTGTTCAACGACAGCGCCTCGGGCGAGCAGCCGGTCGCGCCGTCCGACCATGCGCTGTTCGCGCCGGATACGCCGATCCGGATCGTCCATGCGGATGTCACCGCGATGATGGTCGGCGGCATATCGGCCCTGCTGCTGCAGATGCTCCACCCGCATGCGCTGCGCGGCGTGCTGGACCATTCGACCTTCCGCAGCGATCTGCATGGCCGGCTGCGCCGCACCGCGCGTTTCATCGCGGTCACGACCTATGGCCACCGGGACGAGGCGGAGAAGGCGATCGCAAAGGTCAATGCGATCCACCGCAGGGTTCAGGGCACGTTACCCGGCGGAGCCCCCTATTCCGCAACCGATCCCTCGGTGCTGGCCTGGGTCCACCTGGCCGAGGCGACGAGCTTTCTCGACGCGCATGTGCGCTATGTGCGCCCGGCCATGCCGCGCCGCGACCGCGACCTATATTTCGAGCAATTCGCCGAGGTCGCGCGCCGCCTTCACGCCGATCCCGTTCCCACCAGCGAGGCCGAGGCGCGCGCGATGATGCGCGACATGCGCGGCCAGCTGGACGGCAGCCCCGATGCACGCGCCGTTGCCGCCGAGATCCTGTCGCCGCGCGGCCGCGGCGGAACGGCAATGGCAGTCCAGCCCTTGCTGGGCGGAGCGGCGGTCGACCTGCTGCCCCCCTTTGCAGTAAAGATGCTGGGCCTGCGCAGGCGCACCTTGTCCGCACTGCCGGTTCGGGCCGGCACCTTCGCGATGGGCAAGACCCTGCGCTGGGCATTCGGCAGCCAGCGCAGGGACTAG
- a CDS encoding TetR/AcrR family transcriptional regulator: MESGTDPRRKSGRPLSFDRDDVLEKAMLMFWRHGYETTPISDLTRAMGITAPSLYAAFGDKKHLFLEAVRRYAGDPDVMDTAIDAAPTAFEAARSILSGAAATFTGADTPPGCLLASATASGSAASADVQAEVARYRRRLRDGLKARIERDIADGLIDARADASALADLAVAVMQGLSVMARDGAGREALQSVVDASMRAWPAAPGD, from the coding sequence ATGGAATCCGGAACCGATCCAAGGCGCAAAAGCGGGCGGCCGCTGTCGTTCGACCGCGACGACGTGCTTGAAAAGGCGATGCTGATGTTTTGGCGGCACGGCTATGAGACCACGCCGATCAGCGATCTGACGCGCGCCATGGGGATTACCGCGCCCAGCCTGTACGCGGCGTTCGGGGACAAGAAGCACCTCTTTCTCGAAGCTGTCCGGCGCTATGCAGGCGATCCCGACGTGATGGACACGGCGATCGATGCGGCGCCCACCGCTTTCGAGGCGGCCCGGTCGATCCTTTCCGGCGCGGCCGCGACATTCACGGGGGCGGATACGCCGCCGGGATGCCTGCTCGCCAGCGCGACCGCCAGCGGTTCGGCCGCTTCGGCCGATGTGCAGGCCGAAGTTGCCCGCTATCGCCGCCGGCTGCGCGATGGGCTGAAAGCGCGGATCGAACGCGACATCGCGGACGGGCTGATCGATGCCCGTGCCGATGCGTCGGCGCTGGCCGATCTGGCGGTCGCCGTGATGCAGGGACTGTCCGTCATGGCCCGTGACGGGGCGGGCAGGGAAGCGCTGCAAAGCGTCGTCGATGCCTCCATGCGCGCGTGGCCCGCCGCGCCGGGTGATTGA
- a CDS encoding aldo/keto reductase, whose amino-acid sequence MSLTDFRTLGHSGLVVSPMALGTMTFGPGKWGADETSSRAIFDAYREAGGNFIDTADIYSGGESERLVGKFIADTGSRDEIVLATKFGFNGSASPLSGSQGGGGNPNAGGAGSKNIYRALDASLERLRTDHIDLYWMHVGDGVTPVEEIVQTMGDLVRSGRIRYYGFSDMPAWVGCKAATIAAERGVPGPIAMQLEYSLVARDVEAEHFPAARDGGMGIMPWSPLAGGFLTGKYQRDDTSDTGRLSGANPFGDSKFTPRNWDILDVARTVAQEIDRPVAQVALAWTLARAGVASTLVGASKVEQLESNIAAAELDLSADQLSRLDAASAPRPGFSASLTSRATRRMIFGGHDVGGWDDQAAA is encoded by the coding sequence ATGTCCCTCACCGATTTCCGCACCCTGGGCCACTCCGGCCTTGTCGTCAGCCCGATGGCGCTTGGCACCATGACCTTCGGGCCGGGCAAATGGGGAGCGGACGAGACGAGTTCGCGGGCCATCTTCGATGCCTATCGCGAGGCTGGCGGCAATTTCATCGATACCGCCGACATCTATTCCGGCGGCGAAAGCGAGCGCCTGGTCGGCAAGTTCATCGCAGACACCGGCTCACGCGACGAGATCGTGCTGGCCACCAAGTTCGGCTTCAACGGATCGGCCAGCCCGCTGTCCGGATCGCAGGGCGGCGGCGGCAATCCGAATGCGGGCGGCGCGGGGTCGAAGAACATATATCGCGCACTGGACGCATCGCTCGAACGGCTTCGCACCGATCATATCGACCTGTACTGGATGCATGTCGGGGACGGCGTGACCCCGGTCGAGGAAATCGTGCAGACCATGGGCGACCTCGTCCGGTCGGGCAGGATCCGCTATTACGGCTTTTCCGACATGCCGGCCTGGGTAGGCTGCAAGGCGGCCACCATCGCGGCGGAGCGCGGGGTGCCCGGCCCGATCGCGATGCAGCTTGAATATTCGCTGGTCGCCCGCGATGTCGAGGCCGAGCATTTCCCCGCCGCGCGCGACGGCGGCATGGGCATCATGCCGTGGAGCCCGCTGGCCGGCGGCTTCCTGACGGGCAAATATCAGCGCGACGACACATCGGATACCGGGCGACTGAGCGGCGCGAATCCCTTTGGCGACAGCAAGTTCACCCCGCGCAACTGGGACATCCTGGACGTGGCCCGGACCGTCGCGCAAGAAATCGATCGCCCGGTGGCGCAGGTCGCGCTCGCCTGGACGCTGGCGCGTGCGGGCGTCGCCTCGACGCTGGTCGGTGCGAGCAAGGTCGAGCAGCTGGAAAGCAACATCGCCGCGGCAGAGCTTGACCTCAGCGCGGACCAGCTCTCCCGGCTCGATGCGGCAAGCGCGCCCAGGCCGGGCTTCAGTGCCTCGCTGACCTCACGCGCTACGCGGCGAATGATATTCGGCGGGCATGACGTCGGCGGCTGGGACGATCAGGCCGCTGCCTGA
- a CDS encoding alpha/beta fold hydrolase has protein sequence MHMHHTRKGRGKPLLLVHGLGGSIRSWDTISPALALEREVIAVDLPGHGQTPAESDSGTFAGLARSLDEWLGSEDLAGIDMVGSSMGARVVLEMARRGRAGAVVALDPGGFWQGWERKFFQTTITASIALVRTLQPVLPSLAGNVAARSALMFQLSARPWDLNPMLVSNELRSFADTPTFGALVEDLANGSAQQGPAQGSSPVVIGWGRKDRLCLPRQAKRAMKAFPGAKLHWFERSGHFPMWDQPQEAVRVILDATVSPARA, from the coding sequence ATGCACATGCACCACACGCGCAAGGGGCGCGGTAAGCCCCTTCTTCTCGTCCATGGCCTGGGGGGAAGCATTCGTTCCTGGGACACGATCTCGCCAGCGCTTGCCCTGGAAAGGGAGGTCATCGCCGTGGACCTGCCCGGCCATGGGCAGACCCCTGCGGAAAGTGACAGCGGGACGTTCGCCGGACTGGCGCGCAGCCTCGACGAATGGCTGGGGTCGGAAGATCTGGCGGGGATCGACATGGTCGGCAGCTCGATGGGTGCGCGCGTGGTGCTCGAAATGGCGCGGCGAGGCCGTGCTGGCGCCGTCGTTGCGCTCGATCCGGGCGGTTTCTGGCAGGGGTGGGAGCGCAAATTCTTCCAGACCACCATAACCGCCTCGATCGCTCTGGTGCGGACGCTTCAACCCGTACTGCCCTCCCTTGCCGGGAATGTGGCGGCACGAAGCGCGCTGATGTTTCAGCTGTCGGCAAGACCGTGGGATCTGAATCCCATGCTGGTTTCGAATGAATTGCGGTCGTTCGCCGACACGCCGACATTCGGCGCGCTCGTTGAGGATCTTGCCAACGGCAGCGCACAGCAGGGTCCGGCACAAGGATCCTCGCCGGTGGTCATCGGCTGGGGGCGAAAGGATCGCCTGTGCCTGCCCCGGCAAGCGAAACGCGCGATGAAAGCCTTTCCCGGAGCGAAGCTTCACTGGTTCGAGCGAAGCGGGCATTTCCCGATGTGGGACCAGCCGCAGGAAGCGGTCCGCGTCATCCTGGACGCCACGGTCAGCCCGGCACGGGCCTGA
- a CDS encoding DUF1348 family protein, producing the protein MYDRPWALSTARVSAFAGSGFAIRYAYEYRSDSDQWCRAYDNENWKFGGDGLVIERCASISEMPIVPEEKTLLWPLRRWPDRHTRLSDSAFDGDR; encoded by the coding sequence GTGTACGACCGACCGTGGGCCTTATCGACCGCGCGTGTATCGGCGTTCGCCGGATCAGGGTTCGCGATCCGCTATGCCTATGAATATCGCAGCGACAGCGACCAATGGTGCCGCGCCTATGACAACGAGAACTGGAAATTCGGCGGCGACGGTCTCGTGATTGAGCGCTGCGCCAGCATCAGCGAAATGCCGATCGTACCGGAGGAGAAGACGCTGCTCTGGCCGTTGCGAAGGTGGCCCGATCGTCATACGCGGCTTTCCGACTCTGCCTTTGACGGGGACAGGTGA
- the arsB gene encoding ACR3 family arsenite efflux transporter, whose product MSAEASPLGLFERYLSVWVLLAIVAGLGLGLVATDAVGVLAGLEYASVNLVVAVLIWAMIFPMMVGVDFGSIRDIGRKPKGLVITLAINWLIKPFTMAALAVLFFDDLYADLLPRTDAQEYIAGLILLGAAPCTAIVFVWSQMTRGDPAYTLVQVSVNDLVMIVAFAPLVALLLGVTEIVVPWETLLLSVALYVVIPLVAGALTRSRVIASHGGDAAAVDAFTARLKPWSIIGLLATVVLLFAFQAGTIIANPLLIALIAVPIIIQSYGIFAAAYAWAYAWRVPHAVAAPCALIGTSNFFELAVAVAIGLFGLSSGAALATVVGVLVEVPVMLSLVAFANRTRSRFP is encoded by the coding sequence ATGAGCGCCGAGGCCTCTCCGCTCGGCCTGTTCGAGCGTTATCTGTCGGTCTGGGTGTTGCTGGCCATCGTTGCAGGGCTCGGGCTGGGCCTCGTCGCAACTGATGCGGTGGGAGTGCTGGCGGGGTTGGAATATGCCTCCGTCAATCTGGTGGTTGCGGTGCTGATCTGGGCGATGATCTTTCCGATGATGGTGGGCGTCGATTTCGGCAGTATCCGCGATATCGGCAGGAAGCCCAAGGGGCTGGTGATCACGCTCGCGATCAACTGGCTGATCAAGCCCTTCACCATGGCCGCGCTCGCTGTGCTGTTCTTTGACGATCTCTATGCGGACCTGCTTCCGCGCACCGACGCGCAGGAGTATATCGCCGGCTTGATCCTGCTGGGCGCGGCACCATGCACCGCGATCGTTTTCGTGTGGTCGCAGATGACGCGGGGCGACCCGGCCTATACGCTGGTGCAGGTGTCGGTAAACGATCTGGTGATGATTGTCGCCTTCGCGCCACTGGTGGCGCTGCTGCTGGGCGTGACCGAGATTGTTGTGCCGTGGGAGACGCTGCTGTTGTCGGTGGCGCTATACGTCGTCATCCCATTGGTGGCAGGGGCGCTGACCCGCTCCCGCGTGATTGCTAGCCACGGCGGCGATGCGGCGGCGGTCGACGCCTTTACCGCGCGCCTCAAGCCGTGGTCGATCATCGGCCTCTTGGCGACGGTGGTGCTGCTGTTCGCCTTTCAGGCCGGGACGATCATCGCCAATCCCTTGCTGATCGCGCTGATCGCGGTGCCGATCATCATCCAGTCCTACGGCATCTTCGCGGCCGCTTATGCATGGGCCTATGCATGGCGGGTGCCGCACGCGGTTGCCGCGCCCTGTGCGCTGATCGGTACCTCGAACTTTTTCGAGCTCGCCGTCGCGGTCGCCATCGGCCTGTTCGGCCTGTCGAGCGGGGCCGCGCTGGCTACGGTCGTCGGCGTGCTGGTCGAGGTGCCGGTAATGCTCTCGCTTGTCGCCTTCGCCAATCGCACTCGCTCCCGCTTTCCCTGA
- a CDS encoding arsenate reductase ArsC, with protein sequence MTDAPFTVLVLCTGNSARSILGEAVFNQLGEGRVRAFSAGSKPKGAAHPSALRLLTRREIDTAGFRSKSWDEFTAPGAPQIDLAITVCGNAAGEACPVFLGSPLKAHWGLPDPADVTGSEAEVDAAFEETWRLLEMRVRAFLALNRASMDKPALQAALAKIGAMEGVA encoded by the coding sequence ATGACTGATGCTCCGTTCACCGTGCTGGTGCTGTGCACTGGCAATTCCGCCCGCTCGATCCTTGGCGAGGCTGTGTTCAATCAGCTGGGCGAAGGCCGCGTGCGGGCTTTCAGCGCAGGGAGCAAGCCCAAGGGCGCGGCGCATCCCAGCGCGCTCAGGCTGCTGACGCGGCGCGAGATCGATACGGCGGGGTTCCGGTCCAAGAGCTGGGACGAATTCACCGCTCCAGGCGCGCCGCAAATCGACCTTGCCATCACGGTCTGTGGCAATGCGGCGGGCGAGGCGTGTCCGGTGTTCCTCGGCAGCCCGTTGAAGGCGCATTGGGGTCTGCCAGACCCGGCCGATGTCACCGGCAGCGAGGCCGAGGTCGATGCCGCTTTCGAGGAGACTTGGCGATTGCTGGAGATGCGGGTGCGGGCTTTCCTTGCACTTAACCGAGCGAGCATGGATAAACCCGCTTTGCAGGCTGCGCTTGCCAAAATCGGCGCGATGGAAGGCGTCGCGTGA
- a CDS encoding ArsR/SmtB family transcription factor, which yields MNELNTQEWAIDALGALAHETRLSVFRMLVKAGPDGMIAGAIAEHSEVPPSTMSHHLATLERAGLVQSERESRLIHYRADYPGMRRLLTFLMQDCCQGAPEMCGDLMAGVSCEPLN from the coding sequence ATGAATGAACTCAACACACAAGAATGGGCGATCGATGCGCTTGGTGCACTTGCACACGAGACACGGCTTTCTGTGTTCCGGATGCTGGTCAAGGCTGGTCCCGACGGCATGATCGCCGGGGCGATAGCCGAGCACTCTGAGGTTCCCCCCTCTACCATGTCACATCACCTCGCCACGCTGGAGCGCGCCGGGCTGGTGCAATCAGAGCGTGAGAGCCGCCTGATCCACTACCGCGCCGATTATCCCGGAATGCGACGCTTGCTGACCTTCCTGATGCAGGATTGCTGCCAGGGCGCGCCAGAGATGTGCGGCGATCTGATGGCGGGTGTCAGCTGCGAACCCCTGAACTGA